A single region of the Chitinophaga niabensis genome encodes:
- a CDS encoding carboxypeptidase-like regulatory domain-containing protein, whose translation MADNQQHITPTAELIRQYLEGKLDGKTMHALEKQALDDPFLADALEGYAKYPADQRSALSELQQRLQQRVAPAEKKVRRLDYRWLAAASVLLILCISGVMLLNRTQKAPEIAQTLEKEKKEILPDSAAPAAPAAPAANANADVTSAKAANAKPAEEINADVARSKTIAPAADAKDEIAPTPPAQPALVAAPQGVAIRREMKQSNANIQIRGISSMKDSGALVIMDGVPAKLDSINPAEIENVQVLKDATASAVYGAKAANGVILVTTKKSKQAPRFGAANADSAFASLNKIDTIHIGGNKPIAGILDSKVEGLVTGAKSNFSNYYTDDNVHKISGVVVDEKTGKRIPGVSVTVNGTNRGAVTDTAGSFALHIASKSKAELGFSSVGYAQKKVTVSQSTSNLNVALPSSRNQLNETVVVGYGAKEKKSLVPPFPLAGDEAYSVYLVTNKTVEIPGLKVPQSGKVHISFSVMPDGALQDFKVLQGMGKEADSIAIQRIKDGPAWMPASNKKKATVEVIVPVELVKKGQ comes from the coding sequence ATGGCTGATAATCAACAACATATCACCCCCACGGCGGAACTGATCCGTCAGTACCTGGAAGGCAAACTGGATGGTAAAACCATGCATGCCCTCGAAAAACAGGCGCTGGACGATCCGTTCCTGGCAGATGCGCTGGAAGGATACGCAAAATATCCCGCTGATCAGCGGTCCGCTCTAAGTGAACTGCAACAGCGTTTGCAGCAAAGGGTGGCGCCTGCGGAGAAAAAAGTGCGGCGTTTGGATTATCGCTGGCTGGCAGCAGCTTCCGTATTGCTGATATTATGTATTTCCGGCGTAATGCTCCTTAACAGAACGCAAAAAGCACCGGAGATAGCCCAGACCTTAGAGAAAGAGAAAAAGGAAATACTTCCGGATTCTGCGGCTCCTGCGGCTCCTGCAGCTCCTGCAGCAAATGCAAATGCTGATGTAACATCTGCCAAGGCTGCAAATGCTAAACCCGCTGAGGAGATCAATGCTGATGTTGCCCGTTCTAAAACAATAGCACCGGCAGCAGATGCTAAGGATGAAATAGCACCTACCCCTCCTGCACAACCCGCTTTGGTTGCTGCTCCACAAGGAGTTGCCATAAGGCGCGAGATGAAGCAAAGCAATGCTAACATACAGATCCGCGGTATTTCAAGTATGAAAGATTCAGGCGCATTGGTTATAATGGATGGTGTACCTGCTAAACTGGATTCCATCAATCCTGCAGAAATAGAAAATGTACAGGTGTTAAAAGATGCCACTGCCAGTGCTGTATACGGCGCAAAAGCCGCCAATGGCGTAATACTTGTAACCACTAAAAAAAGCAAACAGGCTCCTCGTTTTGGCGCTGCAAACGCAGATTCCGCCTTTGCATCCCTCAATAAGATAGATACCATCCACATCGGGGGTAATAAACCCATAGCAGGTATACTTGATTCAAAAGTAGAAGGGCTGGTAACCGGCGCAAAATCCAACTTCTCCAATTATTATACGGATGATAATGTGCATAAGATCAGCGGTGTTGTAGTAGATGAAAAAACAGGCAAACGTATTCCCGGTGTATCCGTTACAGTTAATGGCACCAACAGGGGAGCCGTTACGGATACCGCAGGTAGTTTTGCCTTACATATTGCCTCTAAAAGTAAGGCCGAGCTTGGGTTTTCTTCCGTTGGTTACGCACAAAAGAAGGTAACCGTTTCTCAAAGCACCAGTAACCTGAATGTAGCCTTACCTTCCAGCAGGAACCAATTGAATGAAACAGTGGTAGTGGGTTATGGTGCCAAGGAAAAGAAAAGCCTGGTACCGCCATTCCCCTTAGCAGGAGATGAAGCATACAGCGTTTACCTGGTAACGAATAAAACAGTGGAAATACCCGGCCTTAAAGTTCCGCAAAGCGGTAAGGTGCATATCTCTTTCTCTGTAATGCCGGATGGCGCTTTGCAGGATTTTAAAGTATTGCAGGGCATGGGTAAAGAGGCGGACAGTATTGCCATTCAACGCATCAAAGATGGCCCGGCATGGATGCCTGCTTCTAATAAGAAAAAGGCTACCGTGGAGGTGATAGTGCCGGTAGAACTGGTTAAAAAGGGGCAATAA
- a CDS encoding RNA polymerase sigma factor, with amino-acid sequence MKDADDAWLIGEYKKTGQLEYLAALYERYMDMVYGVCLKYLDEESSKDAVMQIFEELIGKLKQHEVQNFRGWLHVLTRNHCLMKIRANKGRLVSIDDNGIMESEENYHPDNRFSMESNLQAMEKCLEALPEEQKRSVNLFYLQEKSYREVADITGYEMNKVKSYIQNGKRNLKLCMDKN; translated from the coding sequence ATGAAGGACGCAGATGATGCGTGGTTGATCGGAGAATATAAAAAAACCGGTCAGCTGGAGTATTTAGCGGCATTGTATGAACGTTATATGGATATGGTGTATGGTGTGTGCCTCAAGTATCTTGATGAGGAAAGCAGCAAAGATGCCGTGATGCAGATCTTTGAAGAACTGATCGGGAAACTGAAACAACATGAGGTCCAGAACTTCAGGGGCTGGCTGCATGTATTGACCCGTAACCATTGCCTGATGAAGATCAGGGCCAATAAAGGCCGCCTGGTGTCCATAGACGACAATGGAATTATGGAATCGGAGGAAAATTATCATCCTGATAACAGATTCAGTATGGAATCCAACCTCCAGGCCATGGAAAAATGCCTGGAAGCCTTGCCCGAAGAGCAAAAGCGAAGTGTAAACCTGTTCTATTTACAGGAGAAAAGCTACCGCGAAGTGGCAGATATCACGGGTTACGAGATGAATAAGGTAAAAAGCTATATTCAGAACGGGAAAAGGAACCTGAAACTTTGTATGGATAAAAATTAA
- the purH gene encoding bifunctional phosphoribosylaminoimidazolecarboxamide formyltransferase/IMP cyclohydrolase has protein sequence MQKQIKSALISVFYKDNLENIVKTLGEQGVTIYSTGGTQKFIEELGVKCVAVEDLTAYPSILGGRVKTLHPKVFGGILARRENPQDLEQLKQYEIPEIDLVIVDLYPFEETVKSTTEEQAIIEKIDIGGVSLIRAAGKNYKDVVIVASKDQYADLEKALVDGKGATSLEQRRHFAAKAFEVCAHYDVAIAGYFLQNTDKEYFQLSVPQGQVCRYGENPHQKGVFYGDLTAIFDKLHGKELSYNNLVDVDAAVQLIAEFTETTFAVIKHTNVCGIASRPTLSAAWEAALAGDKESAFGGVLACNKVVDAATAQSINEIFFEILIAPGFEPAALEILQAKKNRILLLQKKAVKPAQMFKNVLDGVLVQDNDEGSFQTWNDTGAQPATAAQRTDLEFANIVCKHLKSNAIALVKDQQLVGKGCGQTSRIDALRHAIEKAHQFEFSLQGAVMASDAFFPFDDCVRIAKEEGITAIIQPGGSIRDNDSINYAKENGMVMVISGMRHFRH, from the coding sequence ATGCAAAAGCAAATCAAATCAGCTTTGATCTCCGTTTTCTATAAAGATAACCTGGAGAATATCGTTAAAACATTAGGTGAGCAGGGTGTTACCATTTACTCTACAGGCGGTACGCAAAAGTTCATTGAAGAATTGGGTGTGAAATGTGTAGCCGTAGAAGATCTGACGGCTTATCCTTCCATCCTGGGCGGTCGTGTTAAAACCCTTCACCCTAAAGTGTTTGGCGGTATCCTGGCTCGCCGTGAGAATCCGCAGGACCTGGAACAGCTGAAACAATACGAGATCCCGGAGATTGACCTGGTGATCGTAGACCTTTATCCGTTTGAAGAAACCGTGAAAAGCACTACGGAAGAACAGGCTATCATTGAGAAGATCGATATCGGGGGTGTTTCCCTGATCCGCGCTGCGGGTAAGAACTACAAGGATGTGGTGATCGTTGCTTCCAAAGATCAGTATGCTGATCTGGAAAAAGCACTGGTAGATGGTAAAGGAGCTACTTCATTAGAACAACGCAGGCACTTTGCTGCAAAGGCTTTTGAAGTATGCGCACATTACGATGTGGCCATTGCCGGTTACTTCCTTCAGAATACAGACAAAGAATACTTCCAGTTATCTGTTCCGCAGGGCCAGGTATGCCGTTATGGTGAAAACCCTCACCAGAAAGGTGTTTTCTATGGCGATCTTACAGCGATCTTCGACAAATTGCATGGTAAGGAACTCTCTTATAATAACCTCGTGGATGTGGATGCTGCGGTTCAACTGATCGCTGAATTCACAGAAACTACTTTTGCCGTGATCAAACATACCAATGTTTGCGGTATTGCCAGCAGGCCTACATTGAGTGCTGCCTGGGAAGCTGCACTGGCAGGAGATAAAGAAAGCGCTTTTGGTGGGGTACTGGCCTGTAACAAGGTTGTAGACGCCGCTACGGCACAATCCATCAACGAAATATTCTTTGAGATCCTGATTGCTCCTGGCTTTGAGCCGGCTGCACTGGAAATACTCCAGGCTAAAAAGAACCGCATCCTGCTGTTGCAGAAAAAAGCGGTGAAGCCTGCACAGATGTTTAAGAATGTGCTGGACGGTGTATTGGTTCAGGATAACGACGAAGGTAGCTTCCAAACCTGGAACGATACCGGTGCGCAACCTGCTACAGCAGCGCAGCGTACAGACCTGGAGTTTGCCAACATCGTTTGCAAACACCTTAAATCCAATGCCATTGCATTGGTGAAAGATCAACAGCTGGTAGGTAAAGGATGCGGACAAACTTCCCGCATCGATGCATTGCGCCATGCTATTGAAAAAGCACACCAGTTTGAATTCAGCCTGCAGGGTGCAGTAATGGCTTCAGATGCATTCTTCCCGTTTGATGATTGTGTGCGTATTGCCAAAGAAGAAGGCATTACCGCGATCATTCAGCCAGGAGGTTCTATCCGTGATAACGATTCCATCAATTACGCCAAAGAAAATGGTATGGTGATGGTGATCTCCGGCATGCGTCACTTCCGCCACTGA
- a CDS encoding ComEC/Rec2 family competence protein, whose translation MFVNLWKKAPFLRLLIPFMAGMILGMYATISIRAFLILSVCGLTGWALPSFLRLKDHFALRHLQGACIHITIFLLGMGLWQQADIRHRADWVGHHLKDSSLLILSLEEQPHSRKVGATVSAIINEGVPQPVTGKILLYFRERPPLQYGDRLMIQGNIRRIKGMGYPGGFDYAKYCSYRNLFHQVSLKNWQVLPGKPRRNWLQDTRDHCLNTLRQYIPRQQEYGIAQALLIGYREELDKGIVQAYTNTGVVHIIAISGLHLGLIYVTLLQLLKWMPKAARALLVIAVLWAFSLLTGASASVLRSAVMFSIIATGQFMLGRYSNSRNTLAAAAFLLLCYQPYFMVDVGFQLSFLAVGGILFCYQPVYDRWMLRNKWLDKLWQMIAVSIAAQVFTWPVCLYYFHQFPNLFLLANLIAVPLSTMLLYGEIILVCLPNIWLGKLLAGGIMVMNTCIQWLDKVPGAVTHNIRISLPQTICLYGITMLLLLKRWYGALVTGVLFAGLHAYDGISTLQQKKIIIYNATIECVNGRQRKQYKTEILTQFEGKRILRLTGRLPDKLPATKMKIDYILLSHNPRVDISCLRDYFIYETIIFDSSNTPFLIRKWKSAAKKLPLRCFSVPDEGAFVVNL comes from the coding sequence ATGTTTGTTAACCTTTGGAAAAAGGCGCCCTTCCTGCGCCTCCTGATCCCCTTTATGGCCGGTATGATCCTGGGCATGTATGCTACGATATCCATCCGGGCATTTTTGATCCTATCCGTTTGCGGTTTAACAGGCTGGGCCTTGCCTTCCTTTTTGAGGTTAAAAGACCATTTTGCCCTGCGGCATCTACAGGGAGCATGTATCCATATCACCATCTTTTTATTGGGAATGGGGTTATGGCAGCAGGCAGATATCCGCCACCGGGCAGATTGGGTAGGGCATCATTTGAAGGATAGCAGCCTGCTGATCCTCTCGCTGGAGGAACAGCCTCATTCCAGGAAAGTAGGGGCTACCGTGTCTGCAATCATAAATGAGGGCGTTCCGCAGCCCGTTACCGGGAAAATATTGCTCTATTTCCGGGAAAGACCCCCTCTGCAATATGGGGACCGGCTAATGATACAGGGAAATATCCGGCGGATCAAAGGGATGGGTTACCCCGGAGGCTTCGATTACGCTAAATATTGCAGTTACCGGAACCTCTTTCACCAGGTATCCCTTAAAAACTGGCAGGTTTTGCCGGGTAAGCCTCGTAGGAACTGGTTGCAGGATACCCGTGATCATTGCCTGAACACCCTGCGGCAATACATCCCCCGGCAGCAGGAATACGGAATTGCACAGGCATTGCTGATCGGCTACCGGGAGGAACTGGATAAAGGTATCGTGCAGGCATATACGAATACCGGGGTAGTGCATATCATTGCCATTTCCGGTTTACACCTGGGGCTGATCTATGTTACACTGCTTCAATTGTTGAAATGGATGCCTAAGGCAGCCAGGGCGCTGTTGGTAATTGCAGTGTTATGGGCTTTCTCTTTGCTGACCGGGGCTTCTGCTTCTGTACTTCGTTCCGCGGTAATGTTCAGTATCATAGCAACAGGACAATTTATGCTGGGAAGATATTCCAATAGCCGTAATACACTGGCCGCGGCGGCTTTTCTATTGTTGTGTTATCAACCTTATTTTATGGTAGACGTGGGTTTTCAGTTGTCCTTCCTGGCAGTAGGCGGCATCCTGTTCTGTTATCAACCTGTTTATGACCGGTGGATGCTCCGCAACAAATGGCTGGATAAACTCTGGCAGATGATAGCTGTTTCAATTGCCGCACAGGTATTTACATGGCCGGTATGCCTGTATTATTTCCATCAGTTCCCTAACCTGTTCCTGCTGGCAAACCTCATAGCCGTGCCGCTTTCCACCATGCTTTTATACGGAGAGATCATACTGGTATGCCTGCCTAATATCTGGCTGGGTAAATTACTGGCAGGAGGTATCATGGTCATGAACACATGTATACAATGGCTGGATAAGGTTCCCGGTGCCGTTACGCATAACATCCGGATCAGTCTGCCACAAACAATATGTTTGTATGGGATCACCATGTTGCTTTTATTAAAACGCTGGTATGGGGCTTTAGTAACAGGAGTGCTGTTTGCAGGATTACACGCTTACGATGGGATCAGCACATTGCAGCAAAAGAAAATTATTATTTACAATGCAACCATAGAATGTGTCAATGGCCGCCAGCGCAAACAATACAAAACAGAAATACTGACCCAGTTTGAAGGAAAAAGGATCCTGCGTTTAACCGGCAGGCTTCCTGACAAGCTGCCCGCCACGAAGATGAAAATAGATTATATTTTGTTGTCACATAATCCGCGTGTCGATATCAGTTGTTTGCGCGATTATTTTATATACGAGACGATAATTTTTGATAGTTCTAATACACCTTTCCTGATACGGAAGTGGAAAAGTGCTGCTAAGAAACTACCTTTGCGCTGCTTTTCGGTTCCGGATGAAGGAGCCTTTGTTGTAAATCTCTAA
- the carB gene encoding carbamoyl-phosphate synthase large subunit has product MPKDTSIKSVLIIGSGPIIIGQACEFDYSGSQAARSIREEGIKVILINSNPATIMTDPMMADRVYLLPLTVESIEQILEENQIDAVLPTMGGQTALNLCKEVDELGIWEKFNVRLIGVDIKAIDKAEDREQFRQWMIQLGIPVAPARTANSLLEGKEFAQEIGFPLVIRPSFTLGGTGGGFVHGKEDLDEALDRGLKASPMHEVLVEKAVLGWKEYELELLRDKNDNVVIICTVENLDPMGIHTGDSITVAPAMTLSDTAFQDMRNKAMMMMRQLGNFAGGCNVQFAMNPENEELIAIEINPRVSRSSALASKATGYPIAKIAAKLAIGYTLDELENQITRTTSAFFEPALDYVIVKMPRWNFDKFKGADDTLGLQMKSVGEVMSIGRTFTEALQKACQSLENDAVGLGYYGKSLLKSEQLIEKLKRPTWDRIFRIKDALMEGMSVKSIHQATLIDRWFLHQINDIVTVEKQLLEHDLESVPMDLLKEAKQMGFSDKQLAIIFGNCEEDEVYEKRKAAGIVRTYKMVDTCAAEFEAKTPYFYSTFDTENESIPSDKKKVIVLGSGPNRIGQGIEFDYCCTHGLQAIQECGYDAIMVNCNPETVSTDFDMANKLYFEPVYWEHLWEIIELEKPEGVIVQLGGQTALKLAKKLTEKGVKIIGTSFDSMDIAEDRGRFSDRLKELGIPFPKYGTAYNTDDAIEVAKEVGYPVLVRPSYVLGGQRMRIVINEEELEKSVLSLLKHLPGNKILIDHFLDRCQEAEIDAIFDGENFHVMGVMEHIEPAGIHSGDSNAVLPAFNLSQMIVTTMEYYSEKIARALNIKGLINIQFAIKDGQVFVIEANPRASRTTPFIAKAYQVPYLNIATKVMLGANKLTDFKIEKNLKGFAIKEPVFSFNKFPGVNKELGPEMKSTGEAIRFIKDLRDPYFRTLYKERSMHLSK; this is encoded by the coding sequence ATGCCCAAAGACACCTCCATTAAATCTGTTCTGATTATCGGCTCCGGTCCTATTATTATTGGTCAGGCCTGTGAATTTGACTATTCCGGCTCCCAGGCAGCCCGTTCTATCCGGGAAGAAGGAATTAAAGTGATCCTGATCAACTCTAATCCGGCTACTATTATGACGGACCCGATGATGGCAGACAGGGTTTACCTGTTGCCACTGACGGTAGAAAGTATTGAACAGATCCTGGAAGAGAACCAGATCGATGCCGTTTTGCCTACCATGGGTGGCCAAACCGCACTGAACCTTTGTAAAGAAGTGGATGAACTGGGTATCTGGGAAAAATTCAATGTTCGCCTGATCGGTGTGGATATTAAAGCCATCGATAAAGCGGAAGACCGTGAACAGTTCCGCCAGTGGATGATCCAACTGGGAATTCCCGTGGCACCGGCCCGTACAGCTAACTCCCTGCTGGAAGGAAAGGAATTTGCACAGGAAATAGGCTTCCCGCTTGTAATACGCCCCTCCTTCACCCTGGGTGGTACCGGTGGTGGTTTCGTTCATGGCAAAGAAGACCTGGATGAAGCACTGGACCGTGGTTTGAAAGCATCTCCCATGCACGAGGTACTGGTAGAAAAAGCAGTACTCGGCTGGAAAGAATATGAACTCGAATTGTTGCGGGACAAAAATGACAATGTTGTTATCATTTGTACCGTAGAGAACCTGGACCCCATGGGCATCCACACAGGAGACTCCATCACTGTGGCGCCTGCCATGACCCTGAGCGATACTGCTTTCCAGGACATGCGTAACAAGGCCATGATGATGATGCGCCAGCTGGGTAACTTCGCCGGAGGTTGTAATGTGCAGTTTGCCATGAACCCTGAGAACGAAGAACTGATCGCCATTGAGATCAACCCGCGCGTAAGCCGTTCTTCTGCACTGGCCTCCAAAGCAACGGGTTACCCCATCGCTAAAATTGCCGCTAAACTCGCTATCGGGTATACTTTGGATGAACTGGAGAACCAGATCACCAGGACTACTTCCGCTTTCTTTGAACCTGCGCTGGATTACGTGATCGTAAAAATGCCACGCTGGAACTTCGATAAATTTAAAGGTGCCGACGATACGTTAGGACTCCAGATGAAATCAGTTGGAGAAGTAATGTCCATCGGCCGCACTTTCACCGAGGCATTGCAGAAAGCCTGCCAGAGCCTTGAAAACGACGCAGTGGGGCTTGGTTACTACGGTAAATCCCTCCTGAAAAGCGAACAGCTGATCGAAAAGCTGAAGCGCCCCACCTGGGACCGTATCTTCCGCATCAAGGATGCGCTGATGGAAGGAATGTCTGTAAAGTCCATCCACCAGGCAACCCTGATCGACCGCTGGTTCCTGCATCAGATCAACGATATCGTAACAGTAGAAAAACAACTGCTGGAGCACGACCTGGAATCTGTTCCCATGGACCTCCTGAAAGAAGCCAAACAAATGGGCTTCTCAGATAAGCAACTGGCCATCATCTTTGGCAACTGCGAAGAAGATGAAGTATATGAAAAACGGAAAGCCGCCGGCATTGTACGTACCTATAAAATGGTAGATACCTGTGCAGCAGAGTTTGAAGCCAAAACACCTTACTTCTATTCTACTTTCGATACAGAGAACGAAAGCATCCCTTCTGATAAAAAGAAAGTGATCGTACTCGGTTCCGGCCCCAACAGGATCGGCCAGGGTATTGAATTCGACTATTGCTGCACCCACGGTCTGCAAGCCATCCAGGAATGCGGTTACGATGCCATTATGGTGAACTGTAACCCTGAAACGGTGTCTACAGACTTTGACATGGCTAACAAACTTTACTTTGAGCCGGTATACTGGGAACACCTCTGGGAGATCATTGAGCTGGAAAAACCAGAAGGCGTGATCGTTCAGCTGGGCGGGCAAACGGCACTGAAACTGGCCAAGAAGCTCACAGAGAAAGGAGTAAAGATCATCGGTACTTCCTTTGACAGTATGGATATTGCGGAAGACCGCGGCCGTTTCTCCGACAGGTTGAAAGAACTCGGCATTCCATTCCCTAAATACGGTACTGCTTATAATACAGACGATGCCATTGAAGTGGCAAAAGAAGTAGGATATCCTGTACTGGTCCGTCCTTCTTATGTACTGGGCGGCCAAAGGATGCGGATCGTGATCAACGAGGAAGAGCTGGAAAAATCCGTTCTCAGCCTGTTGAAACACTTACCGGGCAATAAGATCCTGATCGACCACTTCCTGGACCGTTGCCAGGAGGCTGAGATCGATGCTATCTTCGACGGGGAGAATTTCCATGTAATGGGTGTGATGGAGCATATTGAACCAGCCGGTATCCATAGTGGGGACAGTAACGCGGTATTACCAGCGTTCAACCTCAGCCAGATGATCGTTACCACCATGGAATACTATTCTGAGAAAATAGCCCGTGCGCTGAATATCAAAGGATTGATCAACATCCAGTTCGCCATTAAGGATGGGCAGGTGTTTGTGATCGAAGCTAACCCAAGGGCATCCCGGACCACGCCTTTCATCGCGAAGGCTTACCAGGTACCTTACCTCAACATCGCCACCAAAGTGATGCTGGGCGCTAATAAACTCACAGATTTCAAGATAGAGAAGAACCTGAAGGGCTTTGCCATCAAAGAACCGGTATTCTCCTTCAACAAGTTCCCCGGCGTGAATAAAGAACTCGGGCCTGAAATGAAATCTACAGGGGAAGCTATCCGTTTCATTAAGGATCTGAGGGACCCTTACTTCAGAACGCTTTATAAAGAAAGAAGCATGCACCTGAGTAAGTAA
- a CDS encoding helix-turn-helix transcriptional regulator: METVSKNIIHEGARLKQIVRDKRMKILEFADLAGFSNQIAHYYFRKEAIKRATLLEFCALLGISLDEFYNWTHPRRTQPQPAVDFHQGQRLDELIEEKGLNKTKLADRMGLSRRALYNLLDKSVFTPDQMKKICQVLEISAKEFLGGNHVEENGADGPEIESWKDKYYRLLEDYNKALVEIARLKELQ, translated from the coding sequence GTGGAAACGGTATCGAAAAATATTATTCATGAAGGCGCGCGTCTGAAACAGATCGTTCGGGATAAACGCATGAAGATCCTGGAGTTTGCCGATCTGGCGGGGTTTTCCAACCAGATCGCCCACTATTATTTCCGTAAGGAGGCCATCAAACGCGCCACCTTACTGGAGTTTTGTGCATTACTCGGCATCAGCCTCGATGAATTTTATAACTGGACGCATCCACGCAGAACACAACCACAACCGGCTGTAGACTTTCACCAGGGTCAAAGGCTGGATGAGCTGATCGAAGAAAAGGGCCTGAATAAAACAAAGCTGGCAGACAGGATGGGGCTTAGCCGCCGCGCCTTATATAACCTGCTGGACAAATCTGTGTTCACGCCGGACCAGATGAAAAAGATCTGCCAGGTGCTGGAGATCAGTGCCAAGGAATTCCTGGGTGGTAATCATGTGGAAGAAAATGGTGCAGATGGCCCGGAAATAGAAAGCTGGAAAGATAAATATTACAGACTGCTGGAAGATTATAATAAAGCACTCGTGGAAATAGCCCGCCTTAAAGAGTTGCAGTAA